The genomic DNA ATAGTAcaagtttaacaaaaataaattggcCATATAGTACGAAGAAAGTTAAGTGCAGAAAGGTTATAAAAAcaaatgtgtaaaacaaaaaacaaaatgaaaatgaaaaaatgtgCATGGAGTCTTCTCTCCTCTTGAAATTTTTGTTCACCTTCTAGGccttatcctttttttttataggctGGTTAAAGCATATTTTGTAATTACAATTCTTCTTCACTCCTTAATGGACTtcacattcatataaaaaaaaagagagagaagaagttagCGTAGCAATCAAATAGGTAATTCATATTATCaaaatgcaattattttttttgtaacttgttttataagattttaatagtTACGCtaacttctctcttttttttatatgaatgtgaAGTCCATATAATAAGTGGAATAATCCAAAGATAGATATGTATTgacaagaagaaagagaaaatactGTAATGTTAATTATCAGACAATTCAACCacactattttttaaaatttatcattattatttgaaaCTTAAAAATGAATGCccaaattaattatgatatatatgaatatgtgttacattaaataatttatgatatattACAAATCCAAGTATCACAATATtgtgtttaataaaaaaataaagttatattttgtatttttggatttattatCTCTACATGAAAACATTATCATCAGTAATTATTTAGTAATCATATACTAGTATAGTAAAAGGATAAACCATGAATGGGAGGAACGTGACAAAATAGTAATTGCCATACGATTGATCTAAAAACCAATTCTTGGAAAAGGTTATACTCCCCCCAAATCTGGGATACATACTAAAATAATTacgaaatttaaaataaaataaaataaaatagcatCGATTTATAATAGATTAAGCATATCACGATTTTATTATTCCTTGGTTTCCGATCTCATATACATGTAGTCATGGTCTCAATTCTCAAAGGTCAACTGTAGCTTAATTTTAGATCAGaatgacacacacacacatcttcTAAATGGCAcattcatctttcttctttaatataATTTCGAGAAAGCCGTGATCACATGAATCACGTTTGTACTATATAGCAATGCCAATGCGTATTGGCTCAAGATAGACTTCTTAAATAGGTGAGGCTAGCATGATAATGTGACACTTGTCAACTATAACCCTTAGGCCTTAGCCCACCCTCTATgtatgttaattatatgatgaaTTGATTGAAGCCTAAAATGGAAAAGCTAAAAGATGATATTTCcattcttattatttatatacacacaaGAATCCAAAACTCTAAAACCATAATAAGGACATCTGTCATTAACATCTTATAGTGAGCGTTCCAAGAGGATCAAATCTGTTATTGACTAGTAACTTTATGAGCTGTCATCTTCCATACATTTTATTTGGCTTGAACGGAACTGTAGCATGCATAGCTGAGTTCCTGTCTTGATCAAATCTAATCAACTCTCGACACTCAAATTAGAAGACAATATTATGTTTATGGTTTGGTTCCCGGGTTTAGAGGACTCCtcattactatatatttttccttttcaagttttttaatTAAGGGATGCAGTTAATGTAAAAtagttttttggttgaataactTCTACATTCATTCAAAACGAGAAAACGTTATGAGCTGTCTCGtacataaatatttcaaacCGTTTCCATACATTTGAGGGCTTAAGCTAAACTTCTCATTGCAACTATTTGCATTTGGAAGATCTACACTTTAGTATGTGTTGTCAAAACCTTGTGACATTTCAAAGCCACATTACTTACTTTTCCACAGATTTAACAAGTAGATTTAGAGGAGATGTCAATGTTTTGGTTTGAGCTAGATATAGAGTAGATCTGCTAATGAAAACCTTTTTCACGAGTTGAATAGTTTTATACCGGGACTTCTCTGGATCCTTTAGACCAAACGCTTTCCCAAACCATTCAACACACCACAAATCGTTTTGTGGTTTGAGATCAGAGATCATGTCGAATGAAGCTGATCATCACTAGTATCTTTTATATCACTTAGATACTCAGTCATAGATTTCTTTGTACATCTAACTTTTTATTAGTTGAAACTTGATGTGCTCATAGTTTTAACGTCCTAGTACATTATAGTACTTAGGAACCGAATCTACGGAAGACTGAAAGGTTGCACAACAAACctacaaagaacaaaattacAGACAAAATATATTGGATTGGTTTGAGAACGAttgaaaactataaaataaagttttttttttcgaccgcatacaaaagaaagtaaataaagcatgaaaaaaaaaatataatttacaaatttatgtATTGTTTACTATAGAGAATATAGAGATAGAAACTGATTAATTAGCAAAGTCCTAAAACTCGAATCACACCTATGTTAAAATCTACTTACATATAACATATCAGTATATCACTACCAATATCTAAGAAACTCAATTACTAAACTTTTGCAGTTAATCATGCATCTAAAACATAGCTCgattttcctcttttctttggtCCTCTccacttctctgtttcttgtcaCTTTTTTCGGTTTTCGGCATCTCATCACAATATAGGATTGTCAATTATTCTTGTCATCGTTTTGTTCgtataaatatattgatttgaGAGGACACATACTCTCCTTCTAATGTGATGTGGAAAAAATGTTTGAGTGAGCTTAAAAATTAAACAGAGAAATGTGGAAGCACTGAAACATATAAtcattatatatgtttcatataagtataagaaagaaaagaagtatATCGATACTATTAAGTACTGAGGTCTATAAACAATTATTGGCTTAGAGAATGAGATATACATGCTTTCGTAAACAAGAGAGAATGAAACTGATAGAGAGAAACGAAGTTTtgtacatacaaaaaaaacgtACAAGAAATACAGAAACGTATTCGAGATAATAAAAGAGCGTGATCACATATATGAATATGAGAAATCACGTGTTTGCTATATATCATCGTCACTAACAAAAAATGTCACGTCAGGAACATTTAATCAATCGTCGTTTGCAAATGAATTGCATTATTTAAAGCGAAGACATTTGTAACCATGCATATACATAAAAGTCTATATTATTATAGAGAGGGCATGAATTAAATAATTGAGTAGATTACCTCACATGTGACAAAacttaatatgttttttttgtagagcTTTAGAAGGTGTAGGTATTTTTGAGCACGAAAGGAACTATAATTAAACATATGTTACATGACGACTTAGTAGATAAAACATTCATTTCGTTGATAGATCTTAAGTTGAGAATAAATATTTGATCtcttactttcttttttcttttcttgatttcttagTTATATTAACAATTGTAGTCTCACATGATTCACGAGGATAGGAAGACGGTTCCAGAGAAAAGCTAATTAATCATTGCAGGCCTTTTAACCAAAttcatctatttatttttatcgcCAAAAATGGTTATTATGAAATTTTCCCcctattttttaataagtaaaactATTCTGTTATgcaaaaatgatatatatagtacaGTAATCTAAACTATAGAATgtcagcaatttttttttttgtttatctaaaccGTAACCTCATAATTCTACAACTCGCTGAATAATTTATTATCGCcatatatttgatttaaacaacaacaacaaatatatatatataataatttcttttgaTGTATaactaacaaatatataataatttatattcatGGATAGTATAGAACATGGTTAACAtttaatctagtatatatgtTCCACgataataaacatatatttattgaaATGTTTAGAAAACGACATATAAAACCAatcaaatacttttattttttttattgatttcctaTACAATTTTGAAAAGAATTTCCCTTGTGTATTATATCACCtatataaattgatataaatatgacaacaaccaaaataaaattcacACATGCGAAGATTGTGATAAAATTACTACATttactcttttttatatatctttgaaTCGACAAGTGAAGCCACACTTCGGTGGAGAAAGTGGCTAAGTGGACTTTACCAGACACATCCTCTACATTTACTTATGTTTAAGTTATTAAACATTTCAtcattttataatgtatattgtttaaaaatcaaatatctctcaaatttatataattacattTCTTATGATTCaaatatttacattaatttatttattattatgtgtTACAAAAACATTagttaaaattacaaattcagTTATAGGTTAAGTGTGGTCCACAAGCACGTCAACTAAGAAATAATAGAATGGACATTAATCACCATTTAGTAGTCACACctaattattcatttaatttgtCCAGAGTCCAGACAGATTCAACGGGAGCCTCATATAATTGCATAAACAAGTAGGAGTTATATAGTATCAACTATATTTATCAATATATAAGTacatataaaatctaatttacGTCATGGTGGATCTGTGGTTTTCTTTTATTACTATAAATGATAGCGCTtggattatttttatattttattatataaagtttgatgtcaaaattatttattaataagatTATAACACAtgttaaatatattgattagatgttgacatgtgtaattttttttttaataaacggCTAATTATgtttacagaattttacatgtttatattttaaaaaattatttttctaaatcaaaaagggaaattaacaaaatcaatatattttccattgtgtgttcttaataaaatttgacatgtgtaagtAAAAACTTAATTCATcaagcatgtatattaatcaataaataataaataacaaagttaaaaagaataacataagttatttaatataattttagtcggatttaaattgtatttatcgttgtaatataaaattttattgtaaaagaGTACACAAAATCTTGAAAGAAtaatgaactttaaaaaaaaatcaatacatgatgtgtattagtatagttttacatgttttattttaaaaatttaatgtatgtagtaatatgagaaacctgaagaaaaaaatgagtttgtaggaatgaatttttgattaattgatgaaaattgacaaaattattacttatgaaattatgacatatagaaaaataaaatttaggatatttttggatttccaaaaattttgtggatgttaactgatttttttactgattatttttatggttaaatttaaaatactaaccaatatacatattatctcatatgatgctcatattattatttttatcaaaattttaactctaatacatgaagaagtgaattacgGTTTTACGATGatatagatagttaaatgtgattactaaactgaatgtctaacAATGAagtttattttacaataattttaaaaaaatattaatatgtattattttaaaaaatcatttaataatattagtaatttttaaaatgtttgattatataatttcaacacatgtatttttgtaatgcatatgtcaaaacataagataattcaaaataaattataatttgtaggaatgaatcttcggctatttgatgagaatgtctctatAACTTTatatctgtttttattttacaaatttcgctcatttaaaattaatttagacatgagttaaaaattaatacttatgagataacaacataacaaatatatcttaaataacgttgattcagtttttttttgcgaattatattttgttaatttttatttgtattctcAATTTTTACTAAGATATagtttgatatgatgtattaattgtgtttgatataaaatatttaattctatgcattaagatgaaatgtgtaattaaacttaaaatatgatttattatgatggtatagatatttaaatggtactcGCTGTCCCataagagtttttgggtaaaagcacaaagattaataaacaataaatattatgttacTTGTTAAATttcaaccaataagaaaatatactgcatagttcaaatagtgttaaattgttatattaataaatattatacatagaaatttgagaaaaaaatataaaacaaagcaaaaaaagactTAAAACTCTGATATAATGGAACTAAGAGAGtgttaaaatgaaatatgaaaggttcatattcaataattaaaattttacaagataaaatttaaaaatatgtatattactacttaactagatattcacccgcggtacaccgcgggtctatatttttaattaaaaaatagaaaatataatttatttattatattacatatatatgtaaataatatattttctatttgttgAATGTACtataattatgtattgtatAATTTCCATTGACTACATGttgttgtttattatatatatccttattggtcattaaatttaatttagtcaacaaatatacaattttttaattgttatttttcatttacaatgtagagataatagtattacataatatattataaatttataattatatgaatataatataatttgactttgtattttttgttgttttatttctatattatttaacacttttgtatttatagttgtgcaaGTTGATTATAATGGTGAAGTGTTTATTATGTAAAGTTTGATTTACATCAATTGTTTCTTATTAGTATTGATtgaaaatctaaatattaataatatattagcttctaaaaacatttcaatggaaaaaaaaaattttaaaaataataattgggcTTGTTCGGGCCCAAAAATATTGGCCTGATGTTTTTTTGtccgaaaaagaaaaaaaaaatattttgttttatgtctTGATCTCAGCTCGATCGATTATTCTTTCCTTATCGTCTCCGTCTATATGGTTTTGTAAACCTGAGTAATCAAAATTCCATTGTTTTGATTCTTCATCGTTTTTAATagaacaacaaaataatttagtttctCGTTTTACATCTAAAAACAtgctttatcaaaaaaaaatttgagcgTTTTCATTCCCTCAATTACAGATCTATTCAAAGTAATCCAATTGTTCCaggtaaatttatatatttttctgttgatttctattttaattGCTTCCGAATTTGATGTTGGGTTTCCAATGTCCAATCATTTCTGTACTGAGAGATGGTAATAGATTGGTTGTTAATCAGTTTGTAGGTTGTTTGAATTTTGGGAAGAGTTTCGGTGAGGATTGCGTCTTACACTAAAGTCAGCCATTGATTCTTACTTATCAGATATGGATGTCGTTTGAGGATTCTTCTAACAATACAGATTTCTAGATTTCTTaagaaacatgttttttttttaataatgttaatGACTAATGGTGCACTTTGCAGGGTAGATTGAAATTTTAAGGAATCTCTAACCAAAGTGTCTATAAAAGTTGATCAATTTCAAAGTTAAGATGGTGAGTAGTTGATGAACCTGTTAAAATTCTGCATATAAACCTTACCGATactgttttttatataactaattgttgtttgtttcctCAGAGTGAAGTTCAGTGCCTGGTGAATCTACTGGTACCATCACTTAGCGTCTTCAAATTTATTCCAGACTGAGGTTagtaatttatttcttttgatcaCTAAAGTTCGTATTAGAAAGTTGATTAGGTTCTGTGAaatcagtttttaaaattgaagtTATTTTCAAACAGTTTAATCAATTGGCTTTGACAGACATTCAAATAAGTTTTGTTGAAATGACAAAGCTAAATGTAGTTACCAACAGGGAGCTTATTCGCGTACTTGGTAACCAACTCCTTCTTAACTGATGCATGAATTTTTTTGCCCTACAATGTGTAGATATAAATAATGCATTAGTTGAACCGCGGGAGAACATGTGGATTTGTTTCATTAGCAAAAGAATTGAGAAATTGTTCTTACCAGAGAATCTGAGACAATCAACTCAAGAGATTCACCAGTACTTTGACGCCATAGGAAGGCAAAAGTAGCAGCCATTGGTGATGGAAAAGTGTTTACGGTTTCTTGTGGGTATTGTATGAGTGTGGTTGCTTATGTTAAGTTGGGTTGGCAATGTTACATATTTATAGGATTATGATTAGGTCGAGTAAATGAGATCCGTTTAAGGAGAAAAAATATTAGAGTTAGCGAATAATAAGGGAGATAATGAgtataattttggtttgataGAATATTAGTGGAATATGAGATATTTTGGTTGTAAAtgctgtttctttgttttgattttgaagatatGTTGGACGGTTAAAATTTTTCGAATCAAGAAGATAAATCGGAAATTTCGGCGTCCATCAGATCGAAGGAGAGTTAATATGATAAGTAAACGATAAAAATTGCATAGATTGTGTTTGTGTAacctttctaataatttagTCAAAAGTAATAGTATAAGTATCAACAACGCACCTGCAATTAATCTTTTCGAATACCTTTTTACTTGACATATTAGAATGTGCTCAAAAACAACCTTTTTCTGTTTCTAGTGAtcttgtagttttttttgtactaCTCATTTAATTATGGGCCAATTTACCCACTAACCAAAttcaaacatataattaagaatataatatattatttgaaaaaaattaagtaaataacatGAGTGATAGGAAAAATTACCTTTGATGGTTTGCTGGtaatggtggtgatggtggcGGGAGCTTGGTAGCCGAAGGCGGGTGGTCGGAGGTGGTGGCTAAAGTTGGGTGGTCAAATGTGGTTGACCGGAGGTGGGTAGCCAGAAATGGTGGTGGATGGTGGCCAGAGTAGTGGGCAGTGGCCGGAGTGATAGACAATGGCTAGAATGGTAGGCGGTGGCCGGAGATGATACTGGCCAGTGATGGTAGAGAGTACTAGTGATAAGGTTGGTagtgataaaaataaattagtcattaatatatataatatatagtattttcaTGATTAGAATGATTTGAAAATGAATTAacgattttttttggttatagatTCAAATTCCTTTCTAATTATTCACCTACGATCGATTAATATTGCACAAACAACTACAATTTTCTTTGTGCCACACATAATCACCTACGATCTATCAATATTATGCACAAACAACTACAATTGTGTTAGGGTGGATGTAATTTTCGAGTATCCAACTCATAGATTTTCTAATAGATCGAAAATATGACAATATTTTGATTAACCACATAAAAGTAATTAGATAATTTTAAGCTTGAGAAAATTAATTCTTCACCTACATCAATATATATGACAGCTtctcttcaaaataaaaatcactaGACCATTACAATTTTGTGAAACATTACAATTTTAAGGTCAAATACCTTATCTACATTTGATCTAATGCGTCCACGTGATCGGCTGCTCCATTCTCTTACCTAAGTCAAAGACTCACACTCACACAGCTATATATCTCTATGAAGATCGATACATTTAATGTACGAAACATGATTTAATCTTTAGTTTAAGATCTTGGTAGCTTTCCAAGGTCAGATCTCAAATCTCCACCCATTAATTCTATTTTCAACCAAAACAATACCcacatttaattttatctttcaGGACCttatttaacatttgttttcctttttcaggACCTTAAACTttactactaataaaatattaatgaaaaacctaccagaTCAGTAACAATTAGTATAAGttatttttctcataaaaaaaaaattataaattcttttTCAACGCATATGCTTTCTCTTCTGGCCGATATTGTACcgcaaaataatattatatttttataagaacaaatcataaaatTCCACTATAAAGAGTTCACTCGTCCACattaacataacaaaacaaaatcatatttactccaaaacaaaagaagatttaGGAAAGATTTGTACTATACTTCGCGTTAAACTTTCTCCTAAAGCttgtttcctcttttgtttcttgttcatttttatctttcaatattttttgctttcttgttttggaaaaaagaaaattaaagaaaaaaaagaaacgtttTTGTCATTCCACGAAGAAATGGAAGATTCAAGCTTTATGGATTTGATGATCGACACAGATGAGTATCTGATCGATGACTGGGAATCCGATTTCCCGATATGGGGGGAGACTAACACGAAACCCTGTTCGGAGTCCGGATCCGGAACCGAAACCGGGTTTGAGTTGGTACCAGAGAGACCCgcaaaacaaatgaaaacaaccaacaacaacatcaatacaatatcttcttctccatcgtcgtcttcttcttcttctggttcgCGCACGTCCCAAGTGATCTCATTCGGGTCTCCTCACACTAATAAGACCAACCCGGTCGAGACATCTTTGAACTTCTCCAACAAAGTAAGCACGGATCAGAGAATGAGGTCCGAAAGAAAAGATTGTGTTAAtaatggaggaagaagagaaccaCATCTATTAAAAGAACATGTTTTGGCTGAACGTAAACGTCGACAAAAGCTCAACGAGCGTTTGATTGCTCTCTCTGCTCTTCTCCCTGGCCTCAAAAAGGTCAACATCTTTTTCTCATCAAACTTTAATATTATTTGCgtttgtttgtattatttttttatt from Camelina sativa cultivar DH55 chromosome 7, Cs, whole genome shotgun sequence includes the following:
- the LOC104702813 gene encoding transcription factor NAI1-like codes for the protein MEDSSFMDLMIDTDEYLIDDWESDFPIWGETNTKPCSESGSGTETGFELVPERPAKQMKTTNNNINTISSSPSSSSSSSGSRTSQVISFGSPHTNKTNPVETSLNFSNKVSTDQRMRSERKDCVNNGGRREPHLLKEHVLAERKRRQKLNERLIALSALLPGLKKTDKATVLEDAIKHLKQLQERVKKLEEERVGTKKMDQLVILVKRSQVYLDDDSSSYSSTCSAASPLSSSSDEVSILKQTMPMIEARVSDRDLLIRVHCDNNKGCLIKILSSLEKFRLDVINSFTLPFGQSTLIITVLTKMDSKFSRPVEEVVKNIRLALAE